In one Deinococcus carri genomic region, the following are encoded:
- a CDS encoding peptidoglycan-binding protein has protein sequence MQRNWGLVGLTLVLAACGTQNGNPAALDSVVAATGQLSAQSVLSWQALRQGDSGRDVVTLQYLLRQAGQTLAADGVFGSGTDTAVRNFQRARGLVVDGVVGGNTWEALIVTVRQGDSNNAVRAVQDQLRSGYGYGSVTVDGVFGSGTNTAVRDFQGRHGLGVDGVVGLNTWHALVTGSSTGGTGTTANLASQILGSSRITLGTSSSTSGGSPRQNIVDTANGRPARRGCASDANCGLTVALKRSMLQGMLSLAGAGNSFYITSIAGGVHSSTSDHYAGLAFDIGIWNGVSLSSPNSAHTAARNACIAAGSDPSQTFNAYNDPTGGHSNHVHCAWN, from the coding sequence ATGCAAAGAAACTGGGGGCTGGTCGGTCTGACCCTGGTCCTGGCCGCGTGCGGTACCCAGAACGGGAACCCCGCTGCGCTGGACAGTGTGGTCGCGGCGACGGGGCAGCTCAGCGCGCAGTCGGTCCTGAGCTGGCAGGCGCTGAGGCAGGGCGACTCGGGCCGCGACGTGGTGACGCTGCAATACCTGTTGCGTCAGGCCGGGCAGACGCTGGCCGCTGACGGTGTGTTCGGCAGCGGCACCGACACGGCGGTCCGCAATTTCCAGCGGGCCAGGGGCCTGGTGGTGGACGGGGTGGTGGGTGGCAACACCTGGGAGGCGCTGATCGTCACGGTGCGCCAGGGCGACAGCAACAACGCCGTGCGGGCCGTGCAGGACCAGTTGCGCAGTGGTTACGGGTACGGGAGCGTGACGGTGGACGGCGTGTTCGGGAGCGGGACCAACACGGCGGTCCGGGATTTCCAGGGCAGGCACGGCCTGGGCGTGGACGGCGTGGTGGGCCTGAACACCTGGCACGCGCTCGTGACGGGAAGCAGCACCGGCGGCACCGGCACCACGGCCAACCTCGCGTCACAGATTCTCGGCAGCAGCCGGATCACGCTGGGGACGAGCAGCAGCACCTCCGGGGGCAGCCCGCGCCAGAACATCGTTGACACCGCGAACGGTCGTCCGGCCCGGCGCGGCTGCGCGAGCGACGCGAACTGCGGCCTCACCGTCGCCCTCAAGCGCTCGATGCTTCAGGGCATGCTGTCGCTGGCGGGCGCGGGGAACTCGTTCTACATCACGTCCATCGCGGGTGGGGTCCATTCCAGCACCTCCGACCACTACGCGGGCCTGGCCTTTGATATCGGCATCTGGAACGGCGTGAGCCTCTCGTCCCCGAACAGCGCGCACACGGCCGCGCGCAACGCCTGCATCGCGGCCGGGTCCGACCCCAGCCAGACCTTCAACGCCTACAACGACCCGACGGGCGGGCACAGCAACCATGTCCACTGCGCCTGGAACTGA